The following are encoded together in the Halopseudomonas salegens genome:
- a CDS encoding SDR family NAD(P)-dependent oxidoreductase, with the protein MRDFSNKVAAITGAGSGIGRALAQNLAAKGCHLALSDVNSEGLAETARLCEASGVKVTTAALDVADRAAVFAWAGQVVQEHGRVNLIFNNAGVALSVPVETARIEDFEWLMNINFWGVVHGTQAFLPHLRASEDGHVINISSLFGLIAVPTQGTYNASKFAVRGYTEALRMELEMAEAPVSVTCVHPGGVATRIADSGRVDASVTDVTGESAEEARANARKAIQTTTPASAAEQILRGVERNARRVLVGPDARWLDRLVRLLGSSAYQPVLLWILRKRKSNV; encoded by the coding sequence ATGCGAGATTTCAGTAATAAAGTGGCGGCCATTACCGGCGCCGGTTCGGGAATTGGTCGGGCCCTGGCCCAGAATCTGGCCGCCAAGGGCTGCCATCTGGCGCTCAGCGATGTGAACAGCGAGGGGCTGGCAGAAACTGCCCGGCTGTGCGAAGCCAGCGGGGTCAAGGTAACCACGGCAGCGCTGGATGTTGCCGACCGGGCGGCAGTCTTTGCCTGGGCCGGGCAGGTGGTGCAGGAACACGGTCGGGTCAATCTGATCTTCAACAATGCCGGGGTCGCGCTCAGCGTGCCGGTGGAAACCGCTCGCATTGAAGACTTCGAGTGGCTGATGAACATCAACTTCTGGGGCGTGGTACACGGTACCCAGGCCTTCCTGCCGCATTTGCGGGCCTCCGAAGACGGCCACGTGATCAACATTTCCAGCCTGTTCGGGCTGATTGCCGTACCCACCCAGGGCACCTACAACGCCAGCAAGTTTGCCGTGCGCGGTTATACCGAAGCCCTGCGCATGGAGCTGGAGATGGCCGAAGCCCCGGTCAGTGTCACCTGTGTGCACCCCGGCGGCGTTGCCACCCGGATTGCCGACAGTGGGCGGGTGGATGCCAGCGTTACCGATGTCACTGGCGAGAGCGCTGAAGAAGCCCGCGCCAATGCGCGCAAGGCGATTCAGACCACCACACCGGCCTCGGCAGCCGAGCAGATCCTGCGTGGTGTCGAGCGCAATGCCCGGCGCGTGCTGGTCGGTCCGGATGCGCGCTGGCTGGATCGTCTGGTCCGACTGCTGGGTAGCAGCGCCTACCAGCCGGTACTCCTGTGGATTCTGCGCAAACGCAAAAGCAACGTCTGA
- a CDS encoding GMC family oxidoreductase translates to MSIPDIYTQGIARGWQVTDATSLETDSSFDADVLIIGTGAGGATSAEILAQSGLRVLMVEEGGLFTSSSFKGDEAKAYAELYQEGSARSTSDGGIVILQGRAVGGTTTVNWTSSFRTPEATLQHWAEAHQVKGLDSTSMAPWFQRAEERLGIAPWAVPPNANNDVLKSGCEQLGLHWAVIPRNVRGCANLGYCGTGCPLNAKQSMLVTSVPAALDAGAHLIHRLRAERLVFDGDQVTGVEARGMNHTMTRADGPRVTLRARHVVLAGGGINSPALLLRSAAPDPHGRLGKRTFLHPVNFSVAQFDKRIDGFYGAPQSIYSDEFQWDQGPTGPMGFKLEVPPMQPSLISATLGGHGQQSLERMQRLAYSNVMIALMRDGFHGQSQGGQVVLRKDGSPTLDYPLNDYLWAGARRAWQAMGEIQFAAGAKAVLPVHAHGRLSRNLADYKTQIEQLSYRIYDVRLASAHVMGGCAMGEDPQQAVVDSQGRHHQLSNLSVLDGSLFPTSVGANPQLSIYGLVGRLASQLSDDLVA, encoded by the coding sequence ATGTCGATACCCGATATCTATACCCAGGGCATTGCCCGTGGCTGGCAGGTCACCGATGCTACCAGCCTGGAAACCGACAGCAGCTTTGACGCCGATGTGCTCATCATCGGCACCGGTGCCGGCGGCGCGACCAGCGCAGAAATTCTCGCCCAGTCCGGCTTGCGCGTCCTCATGGTTGAAGAGGGCGGGCTGTTTACTTCCAGCAGTTTCAAGGGCGACGAAGCCAAGGCCTATGCCGAGCTGTATCAGGAAGGCAGCGCTCGCTCGACCAGTGATGGCGGCATTGTCATCCTGCAGGGCCGCGCTGTTGGCGGTACCACCACGGTCAACTGGACCAGTAGCTTCCGTACCCCGGAAGCCACCTTGCAGCACTGGGCCGAAGCACATCAGGTCAAGGGGCTGGACAGCACCAGTATGGCCCCCTGGTTCCAGCGCGCCGAAGAGCGCCTGGGTATTGCTCCCTGGGCCGTGCCACCCAATGCCAACAATGATGTGTTGAAATCCGGCTGCGAACAGCTCGGCTTGCACTGGGCGGTGATTCCACGGAATGTGCGCGGCTGTGCCAATCTGGGTTATTGCGGTACCGGCTGCCCGCTGAATGCCAAACAATCCATGCTGGTTACCAGTGTGCCCGCAGCACTGGATGCTGGCGCGCACCTGATTCATCGTCTGCGCGCCGAACGTCTGGTATTCGACGGCGATCAGGTCACCGGCGTGGAAGCCCGTGGCATGAACCACACCATGACCCGCGCCGACGGGCCTCGTGTGACTCTTCGAGCCAGGCATGTGGTGCTCGCCGGCGGCGGCATCAACTCGCCGGCCCTGTTGCTGCGCTCGGCAGCGCCTGACCCCCATGGCCGGCTGGGTAAGCGCACCTTCCTGCATCCAGTCAACTTCTCGGTAGCACAGTTCGATAAACGCATTGACGGCTTTTACGGTGCGCCGCAATCCATCTATTCCGATGAATTCCAGTGGGATCAGGGCCCCACCGGCCCCATGGGCTTCAAGCTGGAAGTACCGCCAATGCAACCCAGCCTGATCTCTGCAACCCTGGGCGGGCACGGCCAGCAGAGCCTCGAACGCATGCAACGTCTGGCCTACAGTAATGTGATGATTGCCTTGATGCGTGACGGCTTTCACGGACAAAGTCAGGGCGGCCAGGTGGTGCTGCGCAAGGATGGCAGCCCGACACTGGATTACCCGTTGAATGACTATCTCTGGGCAGGCGCCCGTCGGGCCTGGCAAGCCATGGGCGAAATCCAGTTTGCTGCGGGCGCCAAAGCCGTGTTGCCGGTCCATGCGCACGGCCGTCTGAGCCGCAACCTCGCCGACTACAAAACGCAGATCGAGCAATTGAGCTATCGCATTTACGACGTCCGCCTGGCCAGCGCACACGTGATGGGAGGCTGTGCCATGGGTGAAGATCCCCAGCAGGCGGTGGTCGACAGCCAGGGCCGACATCATCAACTGAGCAACCTCTCGGTGCTCGACGGCTCACTGTTCCCGACCAGCGTCGGCGCCAATCCCCAGCTGTCGATCTACGGTCTGGTTGGCCGCCTGGCCAGTCAGTTGAGTGATGACCTGGTGGCCTGA
- a CDS encoding Na/Pi cotransporter family protein has protein sequence MKAFLTPRWVPAVLLVLIVLFFWRPELATLAAGIALFMLGMHHLEDGFRAFTGGALERWLSRSTNRMWKSLLFGVVSTALVQSSSLVTLLTIAFLSAGLVSLIAGIGIVFGANLGTTTGAWLIALVGLKIDLAAVAMPLLVFGVMLGRRVEAVWKGLGQVLLGIGLLFLGIDLMKAGFESFEGVLNLEHYQLSGWTGVLVYTFIGLLATVLMQSSHASMMITLAALASGQLAYGNALAMAIGANLGTTVTAVIGAMGSNNAGRRLAGAHILFNLVTAVVALVILPSLTRVVEDLSAWLGIAADAHTLKLALFHTLFNVLGLAIMLPFVPLMVKYLMRWLPDVAAVDPAHPDLSEQPPMRAHYLNDSSLLHADAALKVLDQEVRHLAELSREVIGSALYLPDLKAGLNNEQLLARLQAPVPMDERVEADVLYERHVKGVYGDIIDFISRLDTSLLPEQQQQLMDYSLAARDLVESVKAAKHLQANLRRQIDSAQPTIRNAYDRLRWQCIQAMKSLDALAVVGDGMDTRRLAFADYERLEKQFADTFQREVQSALRNREMDGWQASSLLNDLHYLLRIQRHLGLAYAALDEVAALAAATDKPVEKSPADRERVEPTVDA, from the coding sequence ATGAAAGCATTTCTGACACCCAGATGGGTGCCAGCAGTCTTGCTGGTGCTCATTGTTCTGTTCTTCTGGCGCCCCGAACTGGCCACTCTGGCGGCGGGTATCGCACTTTTCATGTTGGGTATGCACCATCTTGAGGATGGTTTCCGCGCCTTTACCGGGGGTGCGCTGGAACGGTGGTTGTCGCGCAGTACCAACCGCATGTGGAAAAGCCTGCTGTTTGGCGTGGTGAGTACCGCGCTGGTGCAATCGAGCTCACTGGTAACCCTGTTGACCATTGCCTTCCTGAGTGCCGGCCTGGTCAGCCTGATTGCCGGTATCGGGATTGTGTTTGGCGCCAACCTGGGGACCACCACGGGTGCCTGGCTGATTGCGCTGGTAGGCCTGAAGATTGATCTGGCGGCGGTGGCCATGCCCCTGCTGGTGTTCGGCGTGATGCTCGGTCGCCGTGTCGAAGCGGTATGGAAGGGGCTTGGTCAGGTACTGCTGGGTATCGGTTTGTTGTTCCTGGGTATAGACCTGATGAAAGCCGGTTTTGAAAGCTTTGAAGGTGTGCTCAATCTCGAGCATTACCAGCTCAGCGGTTGGACCGGGGTCCTGGTGTATACCTTTATCGGGCTGCTGGCGACTGTGCTGATGCAGTCCAGCCATGCCTCGATGATGATAACTCTGGCGGCGCTGGCCAGCGGTCAACTGGCCTACGGCAATGCGCTGGCGATGGCGATTGGCGCCAACCTGGGTACCACGGTTACGGCGGTAATCGGCGCCATGGGGTCAAACAATGCCGGGCGTCGGTTGGCCGGGGCACATATTCTGTTCAATCTGGTCACTGCCGTGGTGGCTCTGGTCATTCTGCCCAGTCTGACGCGCGTTGTTGAAGATTTGTCAGCCTGGCTGGGTATAGCCGCTGATGCCCATACCCTGAAACTGGCGCTGTTTCATACTCTGTTCAACGTTCTGGGGCTGGCCATCATGCTGCCCTTTGTGCCTTTGATGGTGAAATATCTGATGCGTTGGCTGCCAGATGTCGCAGCTGTGGATCCGGCTCATCCCGATCTCAGCGAGCAGCCGCCGATGCGCGCTCATTATCTGAATGACTCCAGTCTGTTGCATGCTGACGCGGCACTCAAGGTACTGGATCAGGAAGTGCGCCATCTGGCGGAGTTGAGCCGCGAAGTGATCGGTTCGGCACTCTATCTGCCGGATCTCAAGGCCGGTTTGAACAATGAACAGTTACTGGCTCGCCTGCAGGCACCGGTGCCCATGGATGAGCGGGTGGAAGCCGATGTGCTTTATGAGCGCCATGTCAAAGGGGTCTATGGCGATATCATCGATTTTATCAGTCGCCTGGATACCTCTTTGCTACCGGAGCAACAGCAGCAGTTGATGGATTACAGCCTGGCGGCGCGGGACCTGGTCGAGTCGGTCAAAGCGGCGAAACATCTGCAAGCCAATTTGCGACGCCAGATTGACAGCGCCCAGCCGACTATCCGCAACGCTTATGACCGCCTGCGCTGGCAATGCATCCAGGCCATGAAAAGTCTGGATGCACTGGCGGTAGTTGGTGACGGCATGGATACGCGTCGTCTGGCTTTTGCCGATTACGAACGCCTGGAAAAGCAGTTTGCCGACACCTTCCAGCGTGAGGTACAAAGTGCACTGCGCAATCGGGAAATGGACGGTTGGCAGGCTTCATCCTTGCTCAATGACCTGCATTATCTGTTGCGTATTCAGCGTCATTTGGGCCTGGCCTATGCCGCGCTGGATGAGGTCGCGGCTCTGGCGGCAGCGACGGACAAGCCGGTGGAGAAGTCGCCGGCTGACCGTGAGCGTGTCGAGCCAACTGTGGATGCCTGA
- the mutM gene encoding bifunctional DNA-formamidopyrimidine glycosylase/DNA-(apurinic or apyrimidinic site) lyase: protein MPELPEVETTRRGIAPYLEGKRVTQLIVRDRRLRWPIPEDLAIQIEDQVFTRIDRRAKYLLMHIGGGVLIGHLGMSGNMRLVPIGTPAAKHAHVDIELDSGLALRYTDPRRFGALLWSNDPMAHPLLASLGPEPLSEAFNGELLYQRSRGKRSAVKPFIMDNAVVVGVGNIYASEALFAAGIDPRREAGRISKARYVQLALEIKRILAYAIERGGTTLRDFTGGDGQPGYFKQELFVYGRGGELCKVCGRTLSECRLGQRSSVYCSSCQR, encoded by the coding sequence ATGCCTGAATTACCTGAAGTAGAAACCACCCGCCGTGGTATTGCGCCGTACCTGGAAGGCAAACGGGTGACGCAGTTGATCGTGCGTGACCGGCGTTTGCGCTGGCCGATTCCGGAGGATCTGGCCATCCAGATCGAGGATCAGGTGTTTACCCGGATTGATCGTCGGGCCAAGTATTTGTTGATGCATATCGGCGGCGGGGTGCTGATCGGGCATCTGGGCATGTCGGGCAATATGCGTCTGGTGCCGATCGGTACGCCGGCGGCCAAGCATGCGCATGTGGATATCGAGCTGGATTCGGGGCTGGCGCTGCGCTACACCGATCCGCGCCGCTTTGGTGCCTTGCTGTGGAGTAATGACCCCATGGCCCATCCCTTGCTGGCCAGCCTCGGGCCGGAGCCGTTAAGTGAAGCGTTCAATGGTGAATTGCTGTACCAGCGTTCGCGGGGCAAACGCTCGGCGGTGAAGCCGTTCATCATGGACAATGCAGTGGTGGTCGGGGTCGGGAATATCTATGCCAGTGAGGCGTTGTTTGCTGCCGGGATAGATCCGCGGCGCGAGGCCGGGCGCATCAGCAAGGCGCGCTATGTGCAGCTGGCGCTGGAGATCAAGCGCATTCTGGCCTATGCCATTGAACGCGGCGGCACGACCTTGCGTGACTTTACCGGTGGTGACGGGCAGCCGGGGTATTTCAAACAGGAGCTGTTTGTCTATGGCCGCGGCGGCGAGTTGTGCAAGGTCTGTGGGCGCACCTTGTCCGAATGCCGGCTGGGCCAGCGGTCGAGTGTCTACTGCTCCAGCTGCCAGCGTTAG
- the ggt gene encoding gamma-glutamyltransferase: MTSRLRLTPFPSLQGLLLSLLLSFSLSLQAAPERHAIATAHPIATAAADQILNAGGNAFDAAIAASATLGVVEPYGSGLGGGGFYLLRLVEDDGSVRHLFVDARETAPLKAHPDLYRDEGGDVQRAPSINGALAAGIPGLPAALVHLAEHYGKLPLSQSLAPAITAAEHGFAVTTRYQALGGFRLEAMRSDPETARLFLRDNEIPAEGTLIRQPELAQTLRLLAANGRAGFYQGPVAEQLLKGVQAAGGIWQQADFDQYRIIEREPVSFRLGDTEVISSPLPSAGGIALAQILQGQQHLPATDYASTARTHHLVELMRRSYRDRSVLLGDSDFVDVPVAHLLSADYAAQLARQIDPEQATPSASLGEPQLFSEGNNTTHFSLLDAQGNGVAATLSINLPFGAAMTIPGTGVILNNEMDDFAADIHGVNEYGLAGGKANAVEAGKRPLSSMTPTILDSPDQLMLIGTPGGSRIITMVLLGIEAARQGANAEQIVTRPRFHHQYLPDRIQHESDTFNADERKALEALGHDLHEVGRDYGDMQLVIWHKGSDTLEAASDPRGVGESRVEAAAP; the protein is encoded by the coding sequence ATGACCTCACGCCTTCGCCTGACGCCCTTCCCTAGCCTGCAGGGCCTGCTGCTCAGTCTGCTGCTGAGCTTCTCGCTGTCCCTGCAGGCCGCTCCCGAACGCCACGCCATTGCCACCGCACACCCGATTGCCACCGCCGCTGCAGACCAGATCCTCAACGCCGGCGGCAACGCCTTTGATGCCGCCATTGCCGCCAGTGCGACCCTGGGCGTGGTTGAACCCTATGGCTCTGGCCTGGGCGGTGGCGGCTTTTACCTGCTGCGCCTGGTCGAGGACGATGGCAGCGTGCGCCACCTGTTTGTCGATGCCCGCGAAACGGCTCCGCTCAAGGCACACCCGGACTTGTACCGTGATGAAGGCGGCGACGTACAGCGTGCACCCAGCATCAATGGCGCCCTGGCTGCTGGCATTCCCGGCCTGCCGGCAGCGCTGGTGCACCTGGCCGAGCACTACGGCAAACTGCCGCTGAGCCAGAGCCTGGCGCCGGCGATTACCGCCGCAGAACACGGCTTTGCGGTGACCACGCGTTATCAGGCACTCGGCGGCTTTCGCCTTGAAGCCATGCGCAGCGACCCGGAAACCGCCCGCCTGTTTCTGCGTGACAACGAGATTCCTGCCGAGGGCACCCTGATCAGGCAACCCGAGCTGGCCCAAACCCTGCGTTTATTGGCAGCCAATGGCCGCGCCGGTTTCTATCAGGGCCCGGTGGCCGAGCAACTGCTCAAGGGCGTGCAGGCTGCCGGCGGTATCTGGCAGCAAGCCGATTTTGACCAGTACCGGATCATCGAACGGGAACCGGTAAGCTTCAGGCTCGGGGATACCGAGGTGATCAGCAGCCCCCTGCCCTCTGCTGGCGGCATTGCCCTGGCGCAGATACTGCAGGGCCAGCAACACCTGCCCGCCACGGATTACGCCAGTACCGCCCGGACCCATCACCTGGTCGAACTGATGCGCCGCAGTTATCGTGATCGCTCGGTGCTGCTGGGGGACAGCGACTTTGTTGACGTACCGGTCGCACACTTGCTCAGCGCCGACTATGCGGCACAACTGGCCCGACAGATCGACCCCGAGCAGGCCACTCCCAGTGCCAGCCTGGGCGAGCCGCAGCTGTTCAGTGAAGGCAACAACACCACGCACTTTTCCTTGCTGGATGCCCAGGGCAATGGCGTTGCCGCCACGCTGAGCATTAACCTGCCCTTCGGCGCCGCCATGACCATCCCCGGTACCGGCGTGATTCTGAACAACGAGATGGACGACTTTGCCGCCGACATTCATGGCGTCAACGAATACGGCCTGGCCGGGGGCAAGGCCAATGCCGTCGAGGCCGGCAAACGCCCGCTCTCCAGCATGACCCCGACCATCCTCGACAGCCCGGACCAATTGATGCTGATTGGTACGCCCGGCGGCAGCCGTATCATCACCATGGTACTGCTCGGCATCGAAGCCGCCCGCCAGGGCGCCAACGCCGAACAGATCGTCACCCGCCCGCGCTTTCACCACCAGTATCTGCCCGACCGTATCCAGCACGAAAGCGACACCTTCAACGCCGATGAGCGCAAGGCGCTGGAAGCGCTCGGCCATGACCTGCACGAAGTCGGCCGTGACTACGGCGACATGCAGCTGGTGATCTGGCACAAGGGCAGCGACACACTCGAGGCCGCCAGCGACCCACGCGGCGTAGGCGAGAGTCGCGTTGAAGCTGCGGCGCCCTGA
- a CDS encoding bifunctional cytochrome P450/NADPH--P450 reductase: MTDISIPQPKPAPWLGNLPDIDPQTPIQSMMQLVREYGPLMRLDFPVGRVLMLSSQALANEVCDESRFAKKVHASLQQLRAIGGDGLFTAYNDEPNWGKAHRILMPAFGPMGLRDMFEPMLDIAEQMLTRWERFGAHVELDAAEQMTRLTLDTIALCGFDYRFNSFYRDDLHPFVDAMMSSLTEAGIRSRRPPFINKLRKKAARQFDKDTELLYGVSDQLIAERRKRPVDKPDLLNRMLEAVDPVTGERLSDENIRYQMVTFLIAGHETTSGLLSFALYFLLNNPEALRKAQAQVDAVMGESIPTLDHLSRLRHVEQILMETLRLWPTAPAFAVSPHEDTLLAGKYPVTPRDVLMVMLPMLHRDPAVWGDDADAFRPERFDPELEKALPPNAWKPFGNGMRACIGRPFAMQEAMLVLSMLLQRFDIEAVDPNYPLQIKETLTLKPEGFQIRVRRRNNQPQRWAGVVATPQEAPTAKTTAHAETSAKGVPLLVLYGSNTGSAEAFARRISEEAAHNGFAARCHSLDEQTGSLPTDGPVLLLSASYEGEPPDNARRFVDWLADQPADSLTGVRYAVFGCGNRQWASTYQAIPQKLDDCLQRAGAEALLPRAEADANADFFATFDDWYRGLWPTLAEACGIESVAQAPSISLQASSQSRCRALNQPQMQLAQVLDNRELVATANANSAPDGRKRNIQLALPDGMTYQTGDYLTVLPSNPPAQVQRVLRRFGLTADTRISADAVPGFWNATQSLGDLLSHYLELAQPVSRQQLQQLCAATRCPPEKAELEALLAPEVFQRELAQPRVSVLELLERVPGCELSLADYLAMLPPLRPRQYSISSAPAQHPGQCSLTLSVLQGKAWSAQDDFVGVASNWLAGLRPGDRLPVLVQASSFHPPAEVQQPIIMVAAGAGLAPFRGFIQQRAANWPEGQAPDLLFFGCRNPEADLLYSDELEAWQADGVISLHTAFSRRDGEYIQAVLWREREQVMDQLAAGASLYVCGEGEKMAPAVRDTLIRAWAEREGVDQAAAATWFAGLRERGRYAEDIFA; encoded by the coding sequence ATGACCGATATCAGCATTCCGCAGCCCAAGCCAGCTCCCTGGCTGGGCAATTTGCCCGACATTGATCCGCAAACGCCGATCCAGTCGATGATGCAACTGGTCCGTGAATACGGCCCGCTGATGCGGCTGGATTTCCCCGTTGGCCGCGTGCTGATGCTCAGCTCGCAGGCGCTGGCCAACGAAGTCTGTGACGAAAGCCGCTTTGCCAAGAAAGTGCATGCTTCCCTGCAGCAATTGCGCGCGATTGGCGGTGACGGCCTGTTTACCGCCTACAACGACGAGCCGAACTGGGGCAAGGCGCATCGCATCCTGATGCCGGCTTTCGGCCCCATGGGGCTGCGCGACATGTTTGAGCCCATGCTGGATATCGCCGAGCAGATGCTGACCCGCTGGGAGCGTTTTGGCGCCCATGTCGAACTGGATGCCGCCGAACAGATGACCCGTCTGACGCTGGATACCATCGCCCTGTGCGGCTTTGACTATCGCTTCAACAGCTTCTATCGGGATGACCTGCATCCCTTTGTCGATGCCATGATGAGCAGTCTGACCGAGGCGGGTATCCGCTCGCGGCGGCCACCCTTTATCAACAAGCTGCGCAAGAAGGCCGCGCGCCAGTTTGATAAGGATACCGAGCTGCTCTATGGGGTCTCGGACCAGTTGATTGCCGAGCGGCGCAAGCGCCCGGTCGACAAGCCGGACCTGCTCAACCGCATGCTCGAAGCCGTCGACCCGGTTACCGGCGAGCGGCTGTCGGATGAGAATATCCGCTATCAGATGGTTACCTTCCTGATCGCCGGGCATGAAACCACCAGTGGACTGTTGTCTTTTGCACTGTATTTTCTGCTCAACAATCCGGAGGCGCTGCGCAAGGCGCAGGCCCAGGTTGATGCGGTGATGGGTGAATCCATCCCGACCCTGGATCACCTCTCACGGCTGCGCCATGTCGAACAGATCCTGATGGAAACCCTGCGCCTGTGGCCCACTGCGCCGGCCTTTGCCGTCAGCCCGCATGAAGACACCCTGCTGGCCGGCAAATACCCGGTCACGCCGCGTGACGTGCTTATGGTCATGTTGCCGATGCTGCACCGTGACCCTGCTGTCTGGGGCGATGATGCCGATGCCTTCCGCCCCGAGCGGTTTGACCCCGAGCTGGAAAAGGCCTTGCCGCCGAATGCCTGGAAGCCCTTTGGCAACGGCATGCGCGCCTGCATTGGTCGCCCCTTCGCGATGCAGGAAGCCATGCTGGTGCTGAGCATGCTATTGCAGCGCTTTGACATAGAAGCGGTGGACCCGAACTACCCGCTGCAGATCAAGGAAACCCTGACCCTGAAACCCGAAGGTTTCCAGATCCGGGTACGCCGCCGCAACAACCAGCCGCAGCGCTGGGCCGGCGTGGTGGCTACGCCACAGGAAGCGCCAACCGCCAAAACCACTGCGCACGCGGAGACTAGCGCCAAAGGCGTACCCTTGCTGGTCCTGTACGGCTCGAATACCGGCAGTGCCGAAGCCTTTGCCCGCCGTATCAGCGAGGAAGCCGCCCACAATGGCTTTGCTGCGCGCTGCCATAGTCTGGACGAGCAGACCGGCAGCTTGCCGACCGATGGCCCGGTATTGCTGTTGAGCGCCTCCTACGAAGGCGAACCACCGGACAATGCCCGGCGTTTTGTTGACTGGCTGGCGGATCAGCCGGCGGACAGCCTGACCGGTGTGCGCTATGCCGTGTTCGGCTGCGGCAACCGCCAGTGGGCATCAACCTACCAGGCGATTCCGCAAAAGCTGGATGACTGCCTGCAGCGGGCCGGGGCCGAAGCCCTGTTGCCGCGCGCCGAAGCCGATGCCAATGCCGATTTCTTCGCCACCTTTGATGACTGGTATCGCGGCCTGTGGCCGACGCTGGCAGAGGCCTGCGGTATTGAATCAGTCGCCCAGGCACCCAGCATCAGCCTGCAGGCCTCAAGCCAGTCGCGCTGTCGGGCGCTGAATCAGCCGCAGATGCAGCTGGCGCAGGTGCTGGACAACCGTGAACTGGTCGCGACGGCCAATGCCAACAGCGCCCCGGACGGGCGCAAGCGGAATATCCAGCTGGCCCTGCCCGACGGTATGACCTACCAGACCGGGGATTATCTGACAGTACTGCCGAGCAATCCGCCGGCTCAGGTCCAACGGGTGTTGCGGCGCTTCGGCCTGACCGCCGATACCCGCATCAGCGCCGATGCCGTGCCCGGATTCTGGAATGCCACGCAATCGCTGGGCGATCTGCTCAGTCATTATCTGGAACTGGCGCAACCGGTCAGCCGTCAGCAATTGCAGCAGCTCTGTGCTGCCACCCGCTGTCCGCCGGAAAAAGCGGAACTGGAGGCCTTGCTGGCCCCCGAGGTGTTCCAGCGCGAGCTGGCCCAGCCACGTGTGAGCGTGCTGGAGCTGCTGGAGCGGGTACCGGGGTGCGAGCTCTCGCTGGCCGATTATCTGGCCATGTTGCCGCCGCTGCGCCCGCGCCAGTACTCGATTTCATCCGCGCCCGCGCAGCACCCCGGCCAGTGCAGCCTGACCCTGTCGGTACTGCAGGGCAAAGCCTGGTCCGCGCAGGATGATTTTGTCGGTGTGGCGTCCAACTGGTTGGCGGGACTGCGCCCCGGTGATCGTTTGCCGGTGCTGGTGCAGGCGTCCAGCTTCCATCCCCCGGCCGAGGTGCAGCAACCGATAATCATGGTGGCTGCCGGAGCCGGACTGGCGCCGTTCCGTGGCTTTATCCAGCAGCGCGCCGCCAACTGGCCTGAAGGACAAGCGCCAGATCTGTTGTTTTTCGGTTGCCGCAACCCGGAGGCCGATCTGCTCTATAGCGATGAGCTGGAAGCCTGGCAGGCAGACGGGGTAATCAGCCTGCATACCGCCTTCAGCCGGCGTGACGGCGAATACATTCAGGCGGTGTTATGGCGTGAGCGGGAACAGGTGATGGACCAGCTGGCAGCGGGCGCCAGCCTGTACGTCTGCGGCGAGGGCGAAAAAATGGCTCCGGCCGTGCGCGATACCCTGATCCGCGCCTGGGCCGAACGCGAAGGCGTTGACCAGGCCGCAGCCGCTACCTGGTTTGCCGGCCTGCGTGAGCGAGGGCGTTATGCAGAGGATATTTTCGCCTGA
- a CDS encoding YfhL family 4Fe-4S dicluster ferredoxin, producing the protein MALIITDDCINCDVCEPECPNNAISQGEEIYVIDPDLCTECVGHYDEPQCQQVCPVDCIPLDPAHVESKDELMDKYKIITGEA; encoded by the coding sequence ATGGCCCTGATCATTACCGATGACTGCATCAATTGTGATGTCTGCGAACCCGAGTGCCCGAACAACGCCATCTCCCAGGGTGAAGAGATCTACGTGATCGATCCCGATCTGTGTACCGAGTGCGTCGGCCACTATGACGAGCCCCAGTGCCAGCAGGTGTGCCCGGTGGACTGCATTCCACTGGATCCTGCCCATGTGGAAAGCAAGGATGAGCTGATGGACAAGTACAAGATCATTACCGGGGAAGCATGA
- the coaD gene encoding pantetheine-phosphate adenylyltransferase has protein sequence MNTALYPGTFDPITKGHTDLAERASKLFDRVVVAVAASNKKNPAFELEQRVELAREVLSHLPNVEVVGFSSLLAHFVKEVDANILLRGLRAVSDFEYEFQLANMNRQLAPQVESLFLTPSEKYSYISSTLVREIASLGGDISQFVHPAVHEALLKRYHD, from the coding sequence ATGAATACTGCGCTTTATCCCGGCACCTTCGACCCCATCACCAAAGGCCATACCGACCTGGCCGAACGGGCGTCCAAGCTGTTTGACCGTGTAGTGGTCGCCGTTGCGGCGAGCAACAAGAAGAACCCGGCCTTCGAGCTTGAGCAGCGGGTTGAACTGGCGCGCGAAGTGCTGAGCCACCTGCCGAATGTGGAAGTGGTGGGCTTTTCCTCGTTGCTGGCGCATTTCGTCAAGGAAGTCGATGCCAATATCCTGTTGCGTGGCCTGCGTGCGGTCTCGGATTTCGAGTATGAATTCCAGTTGGCCAATATGAACCGCCAGCTCGCCCCGCAGGTCGAAAGTCTGTTCCTGACCCCCTCGGAAAAGTACTCTTACATTTCTTCCACCCTGGTGCGTGAAATTGCCTCCCTCGGTGGCGATATTTCCCAGTTTGTACACCCGGCAGTGCATGAAGCCCTGCTCAAGCGCTATCACGACTGA